TCGAAGCCTCTTACCTATAAAACCAGTACAAAAGGTAAAAAAAGGGTAACAAAAGAACCTTTCAATGAATGCCAAAAGAAAATTTGTTCGACTCGTGTAAAACGATTGTGCAATTGTCAAGTAGGACAAAAAGCAAATGTGAGTACCTTAACAGGGATCTTCCATTCACTGGATTCAAGAGATGAGACTAGGGATTTGTTACGACCACATATAACAACCAGTTGGCCAATGGGTTTCCCAAGTTCTTCATCAAACAATGATGCTCCCAGGGCCTTTGCAGTTTTCGCAACAGGACCCATTCCTTCGCCTCCTCCCATCAGTAGAACTGCAGGCAACACTGGGTCCATCTCAAGCTCTATCCTTAAATCGTCCTATAAACAAGGGGACAAACATAATCAAATCAAAATCTGTCAAATTCAAAAACCAAATTTGAATGGAACTAATATTTCAATTGTAGAAATAGTCACCTTAGAGAGGACTGCGCGAGCAAAAGAAGGTCGAATGGGCAAGCCAAATACTTGGATTTGAGAAGGCACTAAGCCATCAAGTAAAGCCTTCTTGGCTACTTCCTGTGAGGGGCAGTAGCATCTGTTTACCCCAGGGTGAAACCTAATACAGTCAAATCTAAAATGAGCTAAAAATGGACTACAgataaaatgacaaaaaaaaaaaaaactcaaaataggtTCATTAACTGACCATGTGGGATGGCAAGAATTGAGGTCTGTAATGACTGTAACAAAGATTACTTTTTTCTGAAGACCCTGCCATTTGAGAACCCATAAGGGAATGTGTTGCATTAGAGGATGGACACTAATGATAATGTCTGGCCTGTACTCCATCAAACCAGCCTCCACCTCCCTTCAAGCACACAAGGTAGTACAGGTTAGAAAAACCCATTAATTTAAaactaaaagtaaaaataaagcaTAATATGAAACCAATCAAGACTCCAGCAAGAAATATGATTCATCTTTTTCATAAAGTGAAACCACCGTGTGAAAGATCATTTTTGCTCCTAATAATTGATTATTTGACAACAAATCACACTAAATGTGAACTGAAAAAAGAAACCAGTAAGATTGTTCAGGAATCTTGAAGACATCTAGATTGCAATTATTTAATTGTGATATTAGATTTTCACAATTGCCAAAGAACCATgacatataatattaaatatactAATCCAGAAGAATAATATAATAGAATCCACTTGCTGTATTCCAGTTGGAAAATGATTAAATACCAACTTTTTGTAGGTTTATCCCCAACTCTcccaacaataaaataaaataaaataacatgaaAACTCTGCAATTTAGGCTGTAAGCATAGACTAAAGAGAACAAGGTACTTGGCATAGAAGGCAGCAATTGCAGCGAGATAGAAGCTGTGGATCCACCGTGGCGACGTACTGTGGAATGCAACCTTCCAAAGCTGGACATGTTTCACCATGAACTTGTATTGTCTCTCCATATCGTTCAATGGCCAGCCGGTGTACTCTTTCCAAACATCTTTCACAAATATCTGCACACAGAATGTGTCATGTCACCCACAAGAAAAAAGGAGAATCTGTAAATTGGAAAAGGAAAACATCCTTCAATGAGAAGCTAAGCTCAAAATCTAAGTTTGGACTTTAGAGAAAACCCAAATCTAATTAATAACCGAACAAAAAAGGGAAAAGGGAGGAGCcataaatggaaaaaaaatgaatCTGTATGTTCAAAAAGGAAACCATTTGAACAATATAAGAGAACCAGAGTTTCCAAATGATGCTGAAAAGGGTGAGAAATAATTGAAAATACAGGAAAACATGTTCAATAAGATCATTGACGGAGCAAAGAATGAAAGTAATCATTAGCTTGGATTTGGAATGAAAGTGCAGAGGCctaaaattgagagagagagagagagagagagagagagagagagagagagagagagagagagagaggaacaaaTGGGTTCAGTGCCCACCAAATTTGCATAAAATCTAGCATGGGAACAAAACCAAACAGCAAAAACAGAGTTTAGTACGTTTTCACATCAATCGAAACAGCAGTTGACCTAAAAAAGAAGAGCTAaactgattttatttttatttttttgtctaaAAGCTCTTATCAAAACCCAAAAGAGGACCAACGGAGTTAATTACCTTGTACTCATCCCCAAATTCCAATCGAAACGCATCACGAATTGCCTCGGCAGAAGCCCTGTGCCCACCTCCCGTATCACTCATCAAGATCAACACATTCTTGGTCCTCTCCGCCCCCATCTCCAACAACTCCATGTTCGCCTCCTCTTCTTCGACCATTCGCTCATCATCCAAGGAATGGTTCTGGTCCATTCCGTACCCATAGCACCCCCCAACTCTCTGGAACACCGCATTCAGGGACTTCCTCGGCGACGCCACCGCCATGGCCATTTCCGACTACCCACCGCCCAAAATCTTAAACACCCAGAAATCCCCAAATTCCAAACTCGCCTCCCCCGAGCCCGCCCCGCCTCCGGCCAAAAGGGTTTTTCGGCGGAGGCCGAACGGAGCGCCGGAGAGAGAACGTTGGAGGCGAAAGGTGGAGAGGAGAGTCAAGAGAGGAAGTTGCGGAGGTTGGAGCTGGCGATTGTGGTGTTCaagggtggtttttttttttgggaagagCCGAGAGAGAGGGATTTATAAAGGCTGGTGGAAATTGGACGAGTCTGagaatttttagggtttgattcgCATTTATGATGGGTTTTGTGGCGGGGATTTTGGAATGTTCTGAGGAGCAGATTCGAATCTATGATATGGGAGAACAGTGGAGGCTTGACCATTTAGAATGGGAGCGATGCTCACGTCTTCCAAATTCATTTTTAGCCGTTTGGGTTGTAAATTGAAATGTAGTTAATCGGAAACGTCTGTTGGAAGGGCGAAATGACTAGTTTGCCCTTTTAATGATTGTTTGAtgtcattgtcaaaaattataaaaataaaaattttaaattaaaaaaaatagtaacattaatatttataaatttaaataaataaagcttgatttaaaaaatacttattttcatattttaaaatcagtaatttataaaaatgtgattaattgtattttcaatttttaaaatttatttatacttatattttaattatatttatatttatatgattcttttattttaatattaatttaaaagtgcattggaaataaattatttaataaaaataatatctggatattaaaattttttaaaatatgttgccaaaataattacaaattaaaataaatatgatttttaatatttttcgtACATAATAAGTAATTGAAATTAATAACAGAAATTGAAAATTGACTACATAAACAAAtgtgttttattatatattttttttactgtaaaaaataaaaaatataatatagcAACAATACCAAACAAGCTCTTAATGATTAATTTAAACTTGTCGAATATAATCGATGAGTAATTTGTCCTAAATTTGttcatataaaaaaatattaacaaaaaaaaGCCACATGATGATAGTATCTAAAGtttcctttttaaaaatattttagagagaTCATTCTCAAAATCTAAGTATTAAAAAGAGAGTATTAAGAGGATGTTATACTGATTTTGAAACTATTTAAAGAAACGATGTGGAATCAAATGTATATTAATACTCCCCTTCCAGCTTATGAGGAAATGAGGCGAGAAGAGCCATGGGAGAAATGAAGCGAGGAGAAGTCAACCACGGAGGAGCCAAACACTTCCAAAAGTTCACACTTCGCAATTCGGAACTTCACCACATGCAGCGCCGTAGCGGCACGCCGGCAGCCGGCAATGACTCCCAGTCTCAGCTTCCACCTTCCCTTCCCAGTTCCTTCTCATCTCGTAGTGCGCACGTAGTGGGCGACTCGGCGGTACTCCCAGTTCCCCCTTCCCAGTTCGGCGATGGCGACTGCCGCGACTCGGCGAGTTCGCACTTCCAGTTCCAGATCTAATAATAGCCTCACACTTCGAGCTTCGGCTTCCAGTGCTTCCAGCGCTTTCAGCCTTCCACAATTCCATCCGATCTGAATCCACCGATTAAAAAGCTCACAAATCTGCAAAACATGTAAGAAGTTTAGTATTTGCCCTGGTCAATTATGTTGTTTAATTCTACAGTAATATTGATAGTGTTTTCTGTTACAGAGCACTCCACGATCAGATGGCCCAACCCGGATGAAATTTTTCCTTACTTTCATGTTGGCAAGCTTGCTTTGCCTACCATGCATTACCTGCCTACTTATTCCCAATTTTGACATTTTTctcataattaattttaattttattcatttAATGGAATTACCCAACAATTCAGTTCAATCCGTTACGGTTCGGTTAAAGACACCAATTCAATCGGTGAGGTTAACcaaaaaaattcaattaattatGTTAATCGGCCGTACCGATTGTTTGCACACCCTAGATTGTGAAATGaatttatttctcattttttgTTCTCAACACGCATATCTAGGTTATAATAGTGACCTTGTTAAAATATCTATCAAAATTTTCATGctaaacaaaatattaatatCGCAATCTTACATACATTCTTTAGAATCTTACAGTGCAcactaaatataaatatcttcATGAGGTGCCTATTCTattttcaagaatgaaatttttgaaaatactattttatgaaaatattttttatgttacGAACCAAATGCCCTCTAAATATCTGAGATGCATCATATAAACTACCCATCCTCCCCTCATCCTCCAACTCATTTTCCAAATAATTAAATGGATTCGAATTCTTGGCATCGGACCAAAAGCTCGATCCAGTGAAATGCCATGATCTTATGCCTCAATCCTAAGCcaatatttggtatcaaagaataaaataaattagaaggggacaaaaatataaaactataaaaattagtttcattttattatttcattattatctACCAAACAATCATTTCTTTAACTAAGCTCACGCCTTATGCAAAGATAAAAATATTTACCCTATGTGACTTGAAGACATTTGTCGAAACTAACTCTAATATCGCTCTAGCCTAAGCAAGTCTTCATCTATACAAGTGGAATGCTTATATTATAGAGACTAGTTGCCTCTTGTTATATTTGCTTTACCGGCTACATTAACATAAGTTggtattatatttaattttcatttaaaatgaaaGTCTGGTTTCTAAAAAATTCATTTTAGTGGTTAAAACTTGGTGCTTAAAAAGTTTTTGCTCAATTGAAAGAGGTGGAAATGAGTATAGAATGGGCCGCTTTCCATTATGCAGCTTATACGGAATGTCAACAAATATTAATAATGAATTAATGTATGTACTttctttaataaaataataacttaaCCTATTTTTTCACAAGGAAATCACTTTTTTTTTCCTAGGTTGGTAATGggttattaataatttttaagaagGGTGTTAAATAACATATGAATATTCAAGGTATTAATTAACATTGACTTTTTAAACACTACActttgaagaatttttttaattaatagttTTTGAGATGATTTAAATACACTTGCGCAAAGTTATTTGAAGAACGCATTTtagattttcttaatttttaatgcGATTATCATAAACATCATGTTAAATTAATTGTTCTATATTAGACCATTTTGAACAATTTTGATGGGTGCATCAagatcaataattttttttttttttaaaaagaagtgGAATGGATCTCATATAAAATTGATctaatatgcatttttttttttatcaaagaaaataagtCTAAGtaactaagaaaaaaaaatttaaggtgGAGTTATGgcttcaaattatttttaaaatttcggATCTTTCTACATTTGAAATCTTTTATGCTGTATGTGGGAGTAGGAATTCCGAAACTTGGATTGGAATTCaagtgaatttggataaattttaatacaactttatattatatcttatccaaatctaaGGTTTTTCCAAACATAAGATTAAAGAATGTCAAAATTTGAAACACTAAAGGTGCcttattatttataaattaataattcaATGTTAACCCTAGCTTATTATTTATAACTTGTTCTTCGGATAAGTTGCGATATTTATTTTAGGAGATTTTAGGATTATAGTTTTCTATGATTTGGTGGTAGAGTTCTTTTTGTTGGATTTAGGGGTTTTTTTGGGTCCCCAAAATAGAGGTTTTTGTCTTAAACTTTGTTGTTAAAAAAAGAATTATGGTTAagatttacaattttttttttttactaaagtAAGGATGCGTTTGGATCCACaattttgtttaagaaaatgaaaagaaatgaaaataataaataaattcattttctattgtattttctctctatgataaatattattaaaataacaaattattctaagatgattaaaaattaagaaaatttaaatGTTAATATCATGCAAAATCAAAGTATTGTTCATAgatttggcattttttttttttaaaaaaaaattctcactttttttaataatgaaacattaaaaaattaaaaaaaattctatattttcttttcctttctctcatatttttatagTTCCAAACATACCCTAAACTTTGTAAAATACACATTAAGGGTTATGCACATACGTGTGCACACCTTTCAATATCCCaagttaaaatttatttaaaacatCTCTTAATGGTTAAAACTTAAAATTACTCAATTAGAAGTTTCGGGTTCGAAACgagatatgagatgagaaatatGCTATCTCTCATTGTTTAGTCCAGAGCAGAACTATTTATACCTCCAACcgaccaaataaataaataaataaagcttgAAATAGGTTATACTTGTGCCAAAGTTAACTAGTCATATTTCAATTGTATTAAACTTGAATTTAGGAATATGAGGAACTAAACTTGAATTTAGGAATATGAGGAACTAAATTTGAAAAGAAGAACCCATAAGATATACACTTGAATTAAGCATTACAACTACAAATTAAGAGAAAACCCAATATGCAAGTTGGAGTGCTTTTGATGTTTCCCTTGTCTAGACTTAAACTTCACTTTGAAATTAAAAGACACACCCCATTGGCCCATCTTCATCCCTACCCCAGCCTTGCATTGAAAGGGACACTGCCAGGCACACCACCAATCCCAGGGTAGGTGCCCTAGAATGGCCTTAAGAAGATTATGATGTACTTGAAAAAGATTGCACATTGTCTTTGTTGAAGGAAAGTTGTGGGTAAAAGTAGAAGATGGGGGAGAGTAGACACATAAGATAGAATAGAAGAGTAGGAGACACCACAAGTAATGGGACACAAGGGGGAAATCACATTCTTGAGTTTGGACTATTAGAGAGGAAATAGGACATGGGTTTTCAGAAGGTGGAATTGGAATCCATTTCCTAAAGGAATGTTTTGTTTGCTTTGAATTAGATTTCCAAGAAGATGCCTTCAAAAAGAATGGATGTTGGCATTTTGAAGTCCATGAAAATTCTATGTTATAACTCATTAGTAtcttggattttttatttttttgataattttaaattattttaaagtaTTGGGCCTAAAATTTACCCCTTTTTAGTTGTCTTCGATGTTCATGGCGATTCAAATTAGTTAACAAAAACGACCTTATGAAATTTATGGGATTAGGAGAAActtatcattttaaaattttattaatatcGTTATTGAAAATTGAGGGATTGAGATAATAATGTTATTTGTAGGCGTATTTATGGAAGTGATTCTGAGGAGCATTTACAATAAGTCAAGCCAATGGATTAAGCATCTTATAATACAATTTAACATTTCTTAAAGGGTTCTCCATGAAATAATCCAACatcttctcatttttatttttaatacatGCAATGgatcaacaaaaaaaataaaaataaataatagacACACTCATATTTGTGAATAGGGTTGCAAACGAGTTGAGTCATATCGAACTTTGTTTTACTCAAACTTgttcatttaatttttaatcaaactCGAGTCCGAGCCAAGTTCAGATCGAGCTTTAATATATTGGCTCAAGCTTGTTTATCACGCAACTGAACGAGCTCATGAGCCTTTAACGAACCAAGCTATTGAGATGCTCACTGATAGTTTAATTCTTTTGGAGCCTCTCAATTTGAGAAACAAGAGATTTCGTTAGACAAAAAGGTGAACATAAGCTCTTATTCATATTGTCTTAGAAATTTTTTTGCCCCACCAAATTATAGTCTTAATTTTGAGCATTACCCTTTTCACTAAATTAAGGTTATGGAATTTGCAACAAATAATCTTATACATCAATAATCCCTACATTTAAGTGCACTACAATCTATCGAGTTTAATTCGATGTTATTAAACTTGTCCACAAATTATTTTAATTCAAGTATATTAAATAAGTCCAACTGAGCCTATAATCAAACTGCTCATGAGCCAAAGTGAATCGAGCCTGCTTATGTTTAGGCTCGACTTGTTTATTAAACGAGCTGTAAAATTGGGTTTGGAAATCACTTGTTTACATAATTAATAAATGAGTTTGAATGAACTCTTACCGAACCAAGCTTCTGAACCACTTGTGAGTGGCTTAGTTCGTTTGCGGCTTTATTTGTGAAGTTAGAGGTAGTAAATGCATAATTAAATAGAACCCCTAATATATAATTCATATGTAAATTAATGaccacttttttttaaaaaaaaaaaatggttgataaTAAGTGATGAATTGGAAAAGTGTTAAAAATTATAAGTGGTATTTTCTTGcatttaaaataagtggtatttcaatacttaaattttattatagagttttatatgattatttttaaatatatttgaagttacaaatattaatattttttaattaaaaattttattaataataattttaattaaaatttaaatatttatattaaataaaataaaataattttattattgtaattagtaataatcttgttattaatgcaTATCTataacatatttttataatattaatttatgataaaaataatactattaattaaatttaaatttttaatttatttaatgttaatttgaaTTAATAAATAGAGTAGTTCAATTCTTTAAttgtattataataactaatatgtcataatacatagtaaataatatataattttttaaatatattttgaataatattttttaacaaagattttaaaatttaaatatttttattaattaaaataatttaatattatttataattatcAATAATCTTATTATAATGTATATTTATAGCAATATGATTATCACACtgttttaataattaaattaaaaattttaatttatttaatgtcaGTTTAAATTTATTGgattttttattcatttcaaaatctaaTTATATTTTGTTAATAACTAAAATGTTacaatacataataaaataatatatatttattattaaatatattttaaattaaaaacttaattaataagtatgttaattattatttttaatttacatataaatatttttgttaagtaaaaataaaataatattatttttgagtaATGATAATCATATGATTAGTATattaattaatgttaaaataatcttattaattaaattaatatttttttatttaaatattaatttaaaataaaaatggttCTTGTTCATCATTTCAAATTATATTTCAtcaatatctaatattttaataaaaataatatatgattatcttctaatatattttttaaaatgtaaaataatcaCTAATTATTTTTGTGTTTACGAAATTGGTCCCGACACTTATAAGTGGCTAAAAAGTTATCTTAAATTGCTTTTCGAAATTTATTTAAATAGTTCTAAAAAAAGTGAttcttgaaattttcattttttacaataagtgtttgttataatataagttaaacgataattttttttgtataaatacttattttaagtgataagagTTATaagttgtaacaccccgaccccgaaggggctgagatattaactttttactactaatttacagcggaaacaaaataaactcaacttttattaaaccagagcgctaatcatccatattacaatcatttatttcaaaagaagaaaaattacacaaacataaatatctgaaaccatactaatatttctaatcaatctttatttttctaatccccacccgcatgcttgctaagcctgattttcgaTATGTCcttcagaattatctgaaataaaatatgattggggtgagacaacgctcagtaagtaaataagattattattagtgtgtggtcaaaatgagcttttaaagaatttcgtaaaacaatatttaatactataacttcaagactgcttttagaataaacataagtttaaaaatttttgcataaaacttttgtcatcaatttcaacagtaaatttttacaattatatactataactgttaaattaaacttttaactttaaaactgtaaaaatatttaatgataaacatgcatatacttttccttgtacgtttttcttagatcgtcatttaagcaccaaaatgatcattttcacgtaaacttacacttttccttcaaatcattagtaactttgtacacgtaattaaatatgtataaacatatattataaaaacccacccttaggcctgtttgccgtaagtcatgtttacccccatgactgggttgtgcggtccgaaaactggacttaactggctggccgaccaaactaaatcaacgtacgtaaactttaagtgagattttccttattaagtcctggtccggaaccaggtgtgcactcaggagaaatccactaacataaataaccactctgtaaacagtgtgagtgcactctgatccgtataaactttaagctgtggtaccgaacatctgtaactttgaactttcgttgccataaggggttttaaaatcatcttattataatttatgcaatttaaaataatatcgtaaaaatctcatctttactcatattttcataaaaaatgcaacatagaaataaactcatgccatacaatttttgtgttaaaaatatatataattttatttttgaatagaaagaaatgctgaaaatttatccgaggggattggaacatttcttaacccaaaaatagatgtaagtatattaaagatagaactagtataattaaatatgcgtaaaaataaactcatgaaaattttgtggaactaattaacataattaaaatttacgtacaaaataaactcgagtatgaatttaaaataaaaagaaactaatataatcaaaatttacttactttcttcttttaccgtgtgctacgaacacaataattatatttaagaaatgagatcggaaaaagtggatgattgagaatttattcaaaaattctctctccaccacaaattctttcactcgctaatccttctcttccttggaaaattgttgtgaaaaatgaaggttgagagctctctatttataggaaaattttggggaagaaatagaatttataaaagtgtggggagatgggtgaaattataattttttaaaaattaaagaatgggcaagggatggctaaggtatgggttgagtatgggatgaggatggaggccatgtggaagtgcttgccaccattcccattaaataaattcttaattaactacttacctaattaattaatcaattagttaatttattattttattattttattatttttcttaatcattattatcattattattatcattgttattacttttaaactatttttagtatttatttattttattatttatttttgaacaataatttaatttgaattttgaaaactcatgtgagccccacacgttcttgtgggccccacacaacttcgagacccgaatggatcctacg
This window of the Malania oleifera isolate guangnan ecotype guangnan chromosome 6, ASM2987363v1, whole genome shotgun sequence genome carries:
- the LOC131158174 gene encoding monogalactosyldiacylglycerol synthase 2, chloroplastic-like isoform X2; translated protein: MAMAVASPRKSLNAVFQRVGGCYGYGMDQNHSLDDERMVEEEEANMELLEMGAERTKNVLILMSDTGGGHRASAEAIRDAFRLEFGDEYKIFVKDVWKEYTGWPLNDMERQYKFMVKHVQLWKVAFHSTSPRWIHSFYLAAIAAFYAKEVEAGLMEYRPDIIISVHPLMQHIPLWVLKWQGLQKKVIFVTVITDLNSCHPTWFHPGVNRCYCPSQEVAKKALLDGLVPSQIQVFGLPIRPSFARAVLSKDDLRIELEMDPVLPAVLLMGGGEGMGPVAKTAKALGASLFDEELGKPIGQLVVICGRNKSLVSSLESSEWKIPVKVRGFETQMEKWMGACDCIITKAGPGTIAEALIRGLPIILNDYIPGQEKGNVPYVVDNGAGVFTRSSKETARLVAEWFSTKTEELKRMSENALKLAQPDAVFDIVKDLHELAGQRSPLAKVPYTLTSSFTSLI
- the LOC131158174 gene encoding monogalactosyldiacylglycerol synthase 2, chloroplastic-like isoform X1 — its product is MAMAVASPRKSLNAVFQRVGGCYGYGMDQNHSLDDERMVEEEEANMELLEMGAERTKNVLILMSDTGGGHRASAEAIRDAFRLEFGDEYKIFVKDVWKEYTGWPLNDMERQYKFMVKHVQLWKVAFHSTSPRWIHSFYLAAIAAFYAKEVEAGLMEYRPDIIISVHPLMQHIPLWVLKWQGLQKKVIFVTVITDLNSCHPTWSVNEPILSFFFFCHFICSPFLAHFRFDCIRFHPGVNRCYCPSQEVAKKALLDGLVPSQIQVFGLPIRPSFARAVLSKDDLRIELEMDPVLPAVLLMGGGEGMGPVAKTAKALGASLFDEELGKPIGQLVVICGRNKSLVSSLESSEWKIPVKVRGFETQMEKWMGACDCIITKAGPGTIAEALIRGLPIILNDYIPGQEKGNVPYVVDNGAGVFTRSSKETARLVAEWFSTKTEELKRMSENALKLAQPDAVFDIVKDLHELAGQRSPLAKVPYTLTSSFTSLI